Below is a window of Musa acuminata AAA Group cultivar baxijiao chromosome BXJ3-11, Cavendish_Baxijiao_AAA, whole genome shotgun sequence DNA.
CAGTGTATCATCCAGTTGAAGATATGACCTTCCAATTTAGCTTAACATTTAGGATGAGTTGCTTGCAGGGATTTGAGGGCCAAAGTTGTTGAGAAAGGACTCATGGGACTCATTATTAAATGTTAAACTAGATGCATAGTGAAGGCAAAAATAAGTTGCTATCATAATAAGAATCAGGGGCAATCAAACACCTCAAAATGCTAAAGCAAAAACTTGGTGTGCAAGGAATGTTACTAGCAAAAAATCCAGCATCAGAGAATGAAAAATGTTTCTTGAAGTTATTCAGTTGGTATGTGAATTGTGTATTTTAGAATAGAACAATAGATTTGGAGTTGAGAGCATTTTGAAGTCACTGGTGTGCCCAAATTATTTTGCATATATTTGAGATGATTTCTGAAACTAAAGATAATTCTCTGCCTTGAATTACATGTCAATCTATGGAAGAAACTTTTTTTCTCATGTTTGTTGCATCATTCAAGTGTATATATTAACTTGTCAATTGAGCCAGAAAGATGTTTGTGGTATTTCTGACTGTTGCTCCCAGAACATGATAAAACATTATCGATGTATGATATGTCATCACAATATGTTTTTTACATCGAGGCACAACTATTTTGTATTTTCCGGCTTAGTAGCTACATGACTAACTGCCAACTGGTGTTTGCAATTCTGTTTTAGTGTGTAACTAAATGTTCAGTAACTTTTTGTATGTAGATTTAGAACCCCATAGCTGATCACTACATGCGTCCTCTTCATGGAGCCCATCATGAGACAACAAGAGGATAAAGACATGGACAGCAGGATCCTTGCCTGATAACCTCAATTCAGATAAGGGAGGATGGGTGTTAGGTGATTGCTTTTTGATGTCTGTGGTGTGGGGAAAGCTTGGCTACTGCTATGCTCACAAAGGGGGTTGCCATGGATAAGGTTGAAGTTTCTTAGTTGCATCTCTCCACTCTTTATCAAGTTTGGTTACCTACCTTCCGCACATCACGGCTTGTTGCCTCTCATCCACACCCACATGCACTACATTTGACTGGGCAAAGCCTCGAGTGCTTCACACACAGCTTCAATTAACATTGCAGAAACCAGACCCTTAATAGGTCAAGTAAACAACCATTTATGAtcctgtttcttttcttttatgcactCAATAAATACTTGGAAATAAGAAATGGCAAACATTCTTTAGATTACTACTTTATCtgcttgtaattttacaaaatgGAAGAAGAAAAATGAAGTGGAGTAAGACTTGACTATTGGATAACTAATATAGCCTTTTTCATTTCATCCTAGGCTTTTGCAGACTTCTCACTCCGTTGCCGAATCTGTGATCCCAAGCTGCAGCTGAAAGGAAGGCTCTCGACGAAGAAGAGGAGGGCTGATGCAGAGCTCCAAATTAAGGTCGGGACACTTGGGGGCTTTTTGCCGCTGTGCCGATGACTCGTCACTGCTactctgctgctgctgttgttgttgcttCTCTTCTTTCCTCTCCGATGAGATTGCGATGGTTGATGGCGCACGCTCGTCGAACGGCCGGTGAGTTATAGGGTCCACACCTCTGCTCAATAACTTCCTCCTGATGTgtgtgttccagtagttctttatCTCGTTATCTGTTCTCCCCGGCAGTCTCGCGGCTATCAGTGACCATCTGTGTTAAGAGTTAGGATCTATACGTAGGTTAGGAGCCTTCCACGTGAGGCATACACAGAGGTGCTAAAGCTTACCTGTTGCCCAGTAGACGGTGGAGGTTGATGATGGTCTCATCCTCTTCCTGGGTGAAGTTGCCGCGCTTGAGGTCGGGGCGGAGATAGTTGATCCAGCGGAGACGGCAGCTCTTGCCGCACCGCAGGAGGCCGGCGGCCCTCGGGAGGGTACGCCATCCGCCCTCGCCGTGGGCTCGGATGTGGGCGACGAGGCGCTCGTCCTCTTCCTTGGTCCAGGCGCCCTTGTTGGTGTGAGCTTTCTCACAGCATGGAGACCTCCCCATgttcctctgtctctctctctctctctctctcgccctctCTATTCTCTCTCTTGGTGTTCTCCCTATATAACCAACGAGTTggtgagagagaaagagggagattTCTGACGTCATGATACCATCCACTTGTAGCGAGAGTGGAAAAGGGAACGGGCACATGAAGGATGCGTATAATCGTGGAGTTGGGAGTTCGGTAAGCAACAAACAATGGCTGGCACCGTTGCGGGTCAGATCTTTTTCCCCTCCCCTCACTTGCACATGTTGATGCGTTATGTCAACGTGCTTGACTCGGATCAGAGTCAAAACGTTGCATGCTGATTAGGTTACATATACACAAATACATTGGTTGACTAAATCTACTTCTATTTCTTTGTTCTACTAGCTAGTGTGCACCACGCGTTTCCTATATGTGAGTGTGCTCTGACTTTAGCAAGATGTCAACGTTACGGATTTCGCATCGGATTTAGTGCGTCTACATGTTTGATAGATGGATCTGTGAACATCAACAGTATAAGAAACAGGAAAGTCTGGTAGTTAAAGCCCCATGAGCTTTAACATTTAACAAAGACCCCTTTGAGTGTAAttcaatttgaaaaaaaaaagaagaaaaccacTATCAATGTGTTCACAATTCTTCATTATGATTTTATGAAAATAACACTTCATACTATctcataaactatatatatatatattattgattaaaaaaattaagtttgGACTATTATCTTTTTTGGTAAAAGATAAGTGTTGAAGGTGGATTTTTAGGATCTTAGGATGATCTGACCATGTCTTTATTAATGAAGCTAACTAGTACATTAAAAAATTTGCTGCATGAAGTTAGTTTCGAACACTCGATCTTACTTTGATAAGTGAGTTTGATTTATTACTATCAGattgatattttaaatatacaaAAAATATTGGATGAGGTTTAAAGCCTTCAACTTTTAATACTCAATCCATGGTAATTGAGTTTGATACACTATCATTAGATGAATATTTTTGgtacaaaaattatgataaaatatttaagtaGCTATTCTTACCAAAATCCATTATAAGCATCAGTATCTAAATTTTAGGCCAAGTAGATCGGACACATGTTggcaccagagagagagagagagagagagtaatgtgGCCAAACATCTAGCAAGTGGGGCCTTTTGGCTCTTTATCTACTGCCATGGCTTTCCCCACATCACATGCCATTTTCTCTTTGCACTCCTTTCGAATTATGTATTCCAAGAAGAATTCCAGATTCTCTTTTTCCTCAAAGGACTTATAGTGTAGTTTCTCTTTAAAGATAGGGCCACTAATGACGTAGCACAAGAGCTCAAACATGGTAAGAGTTGACCGACTGCTGGATTTCCATGCCCTACATTGGATCCTGTCTCTTCCTGGTCTAGTATTTTCCACGCCATATGACTAAGCAACACACTTTCCAATTCACAATCCAATATATGGAGAacgatttttttctttctttttatgccTTAACGATATGTCCTTTCAAAGTTTGGAAATATCTTTTTGCCTCTCCATAATTTAATATCAAATGTTAAACTCCATATATATCACAGTCGTTAGGGTCTGGTTGGTAAGCTCAAGTTGACCAGTATTAAGCAGGTTcccattgttttttttttaatttctgaaaTATTATTTTAGGTTAGAgacatttaaaaatattaacattTGGCTTTATCAACGTACTAAGGTTGTGGATAAATCAAGGTTTGCCTTATCAATATGTACCAATGTATCGATCAGTCATCGGTATGATACGTATCTAGACGTACTGATGTACCATATGTTAATACGTCGGGGTGTATTGATAGTATagtaaaattatcaaaaatagctcaaaaatatctaaaaataaaaaatagattaagatttttaagttagaaataaatataaatttagtaaaaaaatttaaattaggaAAGATTAGTAGCACATATCTTTTTAAGGCTTTGAGTAATTTTGTTGTACGCTCCATATCATCCt
It encodes the following:
- the LOC135652762 gene encoding MYB31 transcription factor31-like, whose amino-acid sequence is MGRSPCCEKAHTNKGAWTKEEDERLVAHIRAHGEGGWRTLPRAAGLLRCGKSCRLRWINYLRPDLKRGNFTQEEDETIINLHRLLGNRWSLIAARLPGRTDNEIKNYWNTHIRRKLLSRGVDPITHRPFDERAPSTIAISSERKEEKQQQQQQQSSSDESSAQRQKAPKCPDLNLELCISPPLLRREPSFQLQLGITDSATE